One part of the Aricia agestis chromosome Z, ilAriAges1.1, whole genome shotgun sequence genome encodes these proteins:
- the LOC121739530 gene encoding gamma-glutamyl hydrolase A-like has product MKHTVLVLVYILHYVVSNEVINDRPIIGVLAQEQSYYLHTKYPEENYTSYIAASYVRDVEKSGARVVPIMIGKERSYYEALMSKINGVLFPGGATYFNQSNGYADAGEHILSIAKELNDAGDYFPIFGTCLGFQLIMILESGRGEVENRGTCWSFRNLPLHFTEDFRSSKMFSESSADVVDILAHDDVTVNAHQFCIFDENLKAYNLDEVWQPTSYSIDDFGLSFIATIENKRYPFYGVIFHPEKSSFEWKRSKQYPHSINAVVANRYFMDFFVKECRKSGHTFANEAEENQHVIYNHEPKFTGVLGSQHHECYFFEPNYTK; this is encoded by the exons ATGAAGCACACAGTTCTAGTCTTGGTGTATATTTTGCACTATGTGGTGTCAAATGAGGTTATAAACGACAGGCCCATTATAGGGGTACTAGCCCAAGAGCAGTCCTATTACCTCCATACGAAGTATCCAGAGGAGAACTACACTAGTTACATAGCGGCGTCGTATGTACGAGATGTGGAGAAGTCTGGGGCGAGGGTTGTGCCTATCAT GATTGGAAAGGAGCGCAGCTACTATGAAGCACTTATGAGTAAAATTAATGG AGTACTTTTCCCCGGTGGTGCTACATATTTCAACCAATCCAACGGTTACGCTGACGCTGGAGAGCATATTCTGTCTATAGCCAAGGAGTTGAACGATGCTGGGGACTACTTTCCCATATTCGGGACCTGTCTGGGTTTCCAGCTGATAATGATCCTGGAGTCAGGCCGCGGGGAAGTGGAGAATAGAGGGACTTGCTGGTCTTTCAGAAACCTGCCGCTACATTTTACTGAAG attTCCGTAGCAGCAAGATGTTTAGCGAATCCAGCGCTGACGTGGTTGACATTTTAGCTCATGATGATGTCACTGTAAACGCTCATCAGTTTTGTATTTTTGATGAG aatttgaaGGCATATAACTTGGATGAAGTGTGGCAGCCAACTTCATACAGCATCGATGATTTTGGATTGTCTTTCATAGCCACTATTGAAAATAAGAG GTATCCATTCTACGGAGTCATTTTTCATCCAGAGAAGAGTTCCTTCGAATGGAAGCGGTCCAAACAGTACCCCCACTCAATAAACGCTGTTGTAGCTAACCGGTATTTCATGGATTTCTTCGTGAAGGAATGCCGGAAGAGTGGTCATACGTTTGCCAATGAAGCTGAAGAGAATCAGCACGTTATTTACAACCACGAGCCAAAATTCACTGGGGTCTTGGGCAGCCAACACCACGAGTGCTACTTCTTCGAGCCAAACTATACTAAATAG
- the LOC121738630 gene encoding gamma-glutamyl hydrolase A-like isoform X3, translating into MYAESAVVVRDDVINHRPIIGILSQEQSKYFHTKYPENYTSYIAASYVKSVEASGARVVPIMIGRDRDYYRELMSKINGVLFPGGATYFNQSDGFADAGEHIYHIAMGLNDAGSYFPVFGTCLGFELLIILASGRGKVENREKCYSFKNCRLNFTKDFRRSKMYRDAPEYVVDILSSDDVTANAHQFCILDSNMEKYNLKNDWLITSHSKDEDGLAFVASVEHKRYPFYGVQFHPEKVAFEWKASKHYPHSLKAVQANRYFMDFFVEECRRSGHRFPSHSEENRHLIYNYKPEFTGLLGSSYEQCYFFEPRGTV; encoded by the exons ATGTACGCCGAGAGCGCTGTGGTGGTCCGTGATGACGTCATCAACCACCGACCAATAATCGGGATACTCTCCCAGGAGCAGTCGAAATATTTCCACACGAAGTACCCTGAGAACTACACGAGCTATATAGCTGCGTCGTACGTGAAGAGTGTAGAGGCTTCAGGCGCGAGAGTCGTACCAAtcat GATCGGTAGAGACCGCGACTACTACAGAGAGTTGATGTCGAAAATTAATGG GGTGTTGTTCCCAGGCGGGGCGACGTATTTCAACCAGTCTGACGGCTTCGCTGACGCTGGAGAGCATATCTACCACATAGCTATGGGGCTGAACGATGCAGGCAGCTACTTCCCCGTCTTCGGGACTTGTCTGGGCTTCGAGCTGCTGATCATCCTCGCGTCCGGCCGCGGGAAGGTGGAGAACAGGGAGAAATGCTACTCGTTTAAAAATTGCAGACTGAATTTTACTAAAG ATTTCCGAAGGAGTAAGATGTACAGGGACGCTCCTGAATACGTTGTGGATATTCTGTCCAGCGATGACGTCACTGCAAATGCACACCAGTTTTGCATTTTAGATAGT AATATGGAAAAGTATAACCTGAAAAACGATTGGCTGATCACATCTCACAGTAAGGACGAAGACGGGCTGGCGTTTGTTGCGAGCGTCGAACATAAAAG GTATCCATTCTACGGGGTCCAATTTCATCCGGAGAAGGTCGCGTTCGAGTGGAAAGCATCCAAGCACTACCCTCACTCTTTAAAGGCCGTCCAGGCGAACCGCTACTTCATGGATTTCTTCGTCGAAGAGTGCCGAAGAAGCGGCCACAGGTTCCCCAGCCATAGCGAGGAGAACCGCCATCTCATATACAACTACAAGCCAGAGTTCACTGGATTGCTGGGCAGTAGCTACGAACAGTGCTATTTCTTCGAGCCCAGGGGAACTgtgtaa
- the LOC121738630 gene encoding gamma-glutamyl hydrolase A-like isoform X2, with translation MSSWSRWLCDTDFIILALKAVILVTALYLMYAESAVVVRDDVINHRPIIGILSQEQSKYFHTKYPENYTSYIAASYVKSVEASGARVVPIMIGRDRDYYRELMSKINGVLFPGGATYFNQSDGFADAGEHIYHIAMGLNDAGSYFPVFGTCLGFELLIILASGRGKVENREKCYSFKNCRLNFTKDFRRSKMYRDAPEYVVDILSSDDVTANAHQFCILDSNMEKYNLKNDWLITSHSKDEDGLAFVASVEHKRYPFYGVQFHPEKVAFEWKASKHYPHSLKAVQANRYFMDFFVEECRRSGHRFPSHSEENRHLIYNYKPEFTGLLGSSYEQCYFFEPRGTV, from the exons ATGTCCTCGTGGTCTCG GTGGTTATGTGACACAGACTTCATCATACTGGCTCTAAAAGCGGTGATATTAGTGACGGCACTGTACTTGATGTACGCCGAGAGCGCTGTGGTGGTCCGTGATGACGTCATCAACCACCGACCAATAATCGGGATACTCTCCCAGGAGCAGTCGAAATATTTCCACACGAAGTACCCTGAGAACTACACGAGCTATATAGCTGCGTCGTACGTGAAGAGTGTAGAGGCTTCAGGCGCGAGAGTCGTACCAAtcat GATCGGTAGAGACCGCGACTACTACAGAGAGTTGATGTCGAAAATTAATGG GGTGTTGTTCCCAGGCGGGGCGACGTATTTCAACCAGTCTGACGGCTTCGCTGACGCTGGAGAGCATATCTACCACATAGCTATGGGGCTGAACGATGCAGGCAGCTACTTCCCCGTCTTCGGGACTTGTCTGGGCTTCGAGCTGCTGATCATCCTCGCGTCCGGCCGCGGGAAGGTGGAGAACAGGGAGAAATGCTACTCGTTTAAAAATTGCAGACTGAATTTTACTAAAG ATTTCCGAAGGAGTAAGATGTACAGGGACGCTCCTGAATACGTTGTGGATATTCTGTCCAGCGATGACGTCACTGCAAATGCACACCAGTTTTGCATTTTAGATAGT AATATGGAAAAGTATAACCTGAAAAACGATTGGCTGATCACATCTCACAGTAAGGACGAAGACGGGCTGGCGTTTGTTGCGAGCGTCGAACATAAAAG GTATCCATTCTACGGGGTCCAATTTCATCCGGAGAAGGTCGCGTTCGAGTGGAAAGCATCCAAGCACTACCCTCACTCTTTAAAGGCCGTCCAGGCGAACCGCTACTTCATGGATTTCTTCGTCGAAGAGTGCCGAAGAAGCGGCCACAGGTTCCCCAGCCATAGCGAGGAGAACCGCCATCTCATATACAACTACAAGCCAGAGTTCACTGGATTGCTGGGCAGTAGCTACGAACAGTGCTATTTCTTCGAGCCCAGGGGAACTgtgtaa
- the LOC121738630 gene encoding gamma-glutamyl hydrolase A-like isoform X1 — protein sequence MSSCPRGLGKDVVPPSFRRWLCDTDFIILALKAVILVTALYLMYAESAVVVRDDVINHRPIIGILSQEQSKYFHTKYPENYTSYIAASYVKSVEASGARVVPIMIGRDRDYYRELMSKINGVLFPGGATYFNQSDGFADAGEHIYHIAMGLNDAGSYFPVFGTCLGFELLIILASGRGKVENREKCYSFKNCRLNFTKDFRRSKMYRDAPEYVVDILSSDDVTANAHQFCILDSNMEKYNLKNDWLITSHSKDEDGLAFVASVEHKRYPFYGVQFHPEKVAFEWKASKHYPHSLKAVQANRYFMDFFVEECRRSGHRFPSHSEENRHLIYNYKPEFTGLLGSSYEQCYFFEPRGTV from the exons ATGTCTTCATGTCCTCGTGGTCTCGGTAAGGATGTGGTACCACCAAGTTTTAGAAG GTGGTTATGTGACACAGACTTCATCATACTGGCTCTAAAAGCGGTGATATTAGTGACGGCACTGTACTTGATGTACGCCGAGAGCGCTGTGGTGGTCCGTGATGACGTCATCAACCACCGACCAATAATCGGGATACTCTCCCAGGAGCAGTCGAAATATTTCCACACGAAGTACCCTGAGAACTACACGAGCTATATAGCTGCGTCGTACGTGAAGAGTGTAGAGGCTTCAGGCGCGAGAGTCGTACCAAtcat GATCGGTAGAGACCGCGACTACTACAGAGAGTTGATGTCGAAAATTAATGG GGTGTTGTTCCCAGGCGGGGCGACGTATTTCAACCAGTCTGACGGCTTCGCTGACGCTGGAGAGCATATCTACCACATAGCTATGGGGCTGAACGATGCAGGCAGCTACTTCCCCGTCTTCGGGACTTGTCTGGGCTTCGAGCTGCTGATCATCCTCGCGTCCGGCCGCGGGAAGGTGGAGAACAGGGAGAAATGCTACTCGTTTAAAAATTGCAGACTGAATTTTACTAAAG ATTTCCGAAGGAGTAAGATGTACAGGGACGCTCCTGAATACGTTGTGGATATTCTGTCCAGCGATGACGTCACTGCAAATGCACACCAGTTTTGCATTTTAGATAGT AATATGGAAAAGTATAACCTGAAAAACGATTGGCTGATCACATCTCACAGTAAGGACGAAGACGGGCTGGCGTTTGTTGCGAGCGTCGAACATAAAAG GTATCCATTCTACGGGGTCCAATTTCATCCGGAGAAGGTCGCGTTCGAGTGGAAAGCATCCAAGCACTACCCTCACTCTTTAAAGGCCGTCCAGGCGAACCGCTACTTCATGGATTTCTTCGTCGAAGAGTGCCGAAGAAGCGGCCACAGGTTCCCCAGCCATAGCGAGGAGAACCGCCATCTCATATACAACTACAAGCCAGAGTTCACTGGATTGCTGGGCAGTAGCTACGAACAGTGCTATTTCTTCGAGCCCAGGGGAACTgtgtaa